The genomic stretch TTTGCCCGCAGTTTCATGATTTCATTGTAAATCTCCTGGGCTGGAGCAACCGCCCCACCTGGAGAATCAATACGCAGGATCACGCCTCTTACTTGAGAATTGTGGCGATAGTCGGATAGCTGATTGACAATGTCTCGGGAATCCATCAGCAATCCCTGAACATTGACTACAGCGATTTCTCCAGAAGTGGACTTCCAGCGATCTGGCAATAATGCGGAGCCAACCGCTATTAAAACCATAACGGCAAATAGTCCCAGTACGAACCGCATAAAAGATCTGAAGAATGACCTCTGCGGCATGTTCTGATTTGTAGCTTGCATATTGATGATTCTGGACCCTCTCGGGTCCAGAGCTTTACAGGATTATTCTTCTTCTTTAAAAACTTCCAGGTCCACCTGTTCTTTTTCAATTTGCGAAATGTCGAGGTTTTCCAAAAAGGCTTTTATGCTTAAGGCAATTTTTTTACTGGAGGTATCTACTTTAATCACTTTTGCCTTGATTTCATCATCTACTTTTACTGCGGCTTCAGGTTCGGTAATTTTTTCAGAGCTGAGTTGTGAGACATGGATCAAGCCTTCTAATCCATCGCCAAACTCAGCGAACGCTCCGAACCCGGTTACTTTTATGATTTTTCCGCTCACTTCGGTACCGATAGGATAATTGGCCGCGATATCATCCCATGGGTCAGGTTGAAGCTGTTTAACTCCGAGGGAGATGCGACAATTTTCTTTATCGATACTGAGTACGGCAGAGGTGACCTTATCCTTTTTCTTTAAAACTTCGGAAGGATGTTTGATTTTTTTCCAGCTCAAATCGGATATATGGATCAAGCCATCAACACCATCTTCCAGTTCCACGAAGGCACCAAAATCAGTCAGGTTGCGAACAGTGCCTTCTACTTCAGAGCCAATGGGATATTTGTCTTCAATTTTTTCCCATGGGTTGGGCTCGATTTGTTTCATGCCGAGTGAAATCCGTTTTTTGTCTTTGTCGAGGGTGAGTACAACGGCTTCCACTTCATCACCTATAGAAACCATCTTGCTCGGGTGCTTGACATGTCGGCTCCAACTCATTTCAGAAATATGGACAAGTCCTTCTATTCCTTTTTCAAGCTCTACAAAAACTCCATAGTCGGTGATGCTGACCACTTTCCCCTTGATCTGGGTATTGACCGGGTATTTAGAATCAACATCCACCCATGGGTCGGCACTGGTTTGTTTGAGACCCAATGAGACGCGTTCTTTTTCTTTGTCGTACTTGAGAACCATGACGGTGACTTTGTCGCCGATGGAAAACATTTCCGAGGGATGGTTGACCCGTCCCCATGACATATCGGTAATATGCAAAAGACCGTCAATTCCTCCCAGGTCGATGAATACACCGTATTCGGTGATGTTTTTGACAATGCCTTCAATGAGGTTTCCTTCGCTCATTCTTTCGAGCGTTCCCTCACGAACCTGTTTGCGTTGTTCTTCCAGGAGAATCCTTCGCGACAGAACAATATTGCCGCGTTTTTTATTCATCTTGATGATTTTCATGTCAAACTTTTCGCCAAGCAATTTTTCCAGGTTACGAATTGGGCGAAGGTCGATCTGGGAACCAGGCAGGAAAGCCTTAAGCCCAATATCAACCGTTAAACCACCCTTTGCTTTGGCGACCACTACACCTTGAATGATTTCGTCCGCTTCATAGGTCTGGACCAGATCATCCCAGATTTTTATTTTATTGGCTTTTTCTTTGGACAAAACAACATTGCCGTCATTGTCTTCAACCTTTTCAAGAAATACCTCAACTTCTTCATCAATTTGCAGGTTTTTGCCGTTTTCAGGAAATTCGGAAAGTGAGACCATTCCTTCTGATTTGAAGCCGACATCAATGGTGGCCAGTCCGTTTGAAATGGCTATGACTTTTCCCATTATGATTTGCGAAGCCTTGAACCGGCCAAGGCTGTCGTTAAAAAATTCTTCCATTTCTTCATATGCGGCAGTTTGGGTAGGAGTCAACTCCTCCAGTTCCGCCTTGTCATCATTTTCCATTTGCTCTAAAAGTTCTTTGGATATTTTCATGACTGCATGATTCTCACTTTCTCTTGGGTTATTTAAGGTTATTTATTTTTTTAAAAACATGATTGGTAACATCTTCAATACTTAATCGAGTGGTATCAACTTCGAGCGCGTCGTCTGCCTTGACCAGGGGAGAGATTTCACGGTTTCGGTCCTCATGGTCACGCTGCTTTATTTCCTCGATAATATTATTTAATTTCAAATCGGGAATTTTAGATTTCAATTCCTCATATCGTCGCCGTCCTCTCTCTTCAGCGTCCGCGACAAAAAAAAACTTTTTATCGGCTTTGGGGAAAACGACGGTTCCAATATCGCGTCCATCCATCACCACGTTTCCGGTTTGGCCAATTTGACGTTGTCGCAAGACCAACGCTTCCCGAACAAATTTCTGAGCGGCTACAGTAGCGGCTCCTCGTCCTACGGTTTCATTTTTTAAAAGGGCGGTGACGTTTTCACCTTCCACCAGTACTGTTTGCCCTTCTTCAGCCGGAACAAATTCTATTTCCAGCGTCTCGGCAATACGCGCCATGGCATCTTCATCATCCAGGTTGATGCCTTTCTGCAGTGCGGTCCAGGCCACTGCCCGGTACATGGCGCCCGTGTCTATATACCTGTAGTTCAAGCGCTTTGCGACCAGTTTGGCAACAGTGCTTTTACCACTTCCTGCGGGACCATCTATCGCGATTATCATTCTCTTAAACCACTTTGAGCCGGTATTGGTTTGCCGCAGCAAATTCTTTTTTCAGTACGTCTCCGTCCTTTTTTTCAATATTTTCCCTGATTTGTTCCAGCTTGGCTTGAAACCGATCAATCAGCTCAAGCGTATGTTCCCGGTTGGAAAGGCATATATCTCTCCACATAACCGGGTCACTGGAAGCGATACGGGTAATGTCTTTCAGTCCGGCACCTGAAAAAGCTGTGACATCACGGTTGTCCGGAGTTTTCAAGTCGCCAAGTGTATTCATCAGGGCGTAAGCCACGACATGAGGTAAATGGCTCACAGCGCCAAAAACATAATCATGCTCTTCTGTGGTTAACTCTATGACGTTCATGCCGACAGCTTGCCAAAGCTCACAGGTTTTTTTCAGGGCTGTCTTACCTGTTTGCTCAGTTGGTGTGACAATACATTTTGCGCCTTGATACAAATCAGCGGTAGAAGCTTCCAGTCCTGAGTTTTCACCACCGGCGATAGGATGTGATCCGACAAAAAAAATGCCATTAGGAACAATTTTATCCGTGTCATGGACAACGGAACCTTTAACCGAACCAACATCAGTGATTAAAGCACCGGGCTGAACGTGCGGTATTATTTTTTCTATCAAAGGCACAATTGTAGAGACCGGAGTACATATTACGATCAAGTCGGCATCGTTCACCGCGGCTGCCAAATCTGCAGGGCAATGATCAATAATATTTAAACTCCTGGCTTTCTCAAGATTCTCACGGTTTCTGCCAAAACCGTTGATCTCTCCAACAAGGTCCCTCTCTTTGCAGGCTTTTGCCAAAGAGGCTCCAAGCAGGCCAACGCCTATTACTGTCATCTTTCTAAACAGCATTATGTTTTCCCCTGTTCAGGATAAGAACCCAGTACTCTTAAAAACAGGGTTTGCTTGCCCAAAGTCTTTAAGACCTGCTGAACGGTCTTGTCTTCAACATGCCCTGTGAAATCGACGTAAAATAAATATTCCCAGGGCCGGTTACGCAATGGCCGCGACTGTATTTTCGACAGATTGAGTTTGTTTTTGGCAAATAGCTGCAAGATTTTGAGTAATGACCCGGATTCATCAGCTATGGAAAATATCAGGGACGTTTTATTCTTCCTGGCCTTATTAGCTTTGTCTTTTGAAATGACCAGAAACCGTGTGTGGTTTTCAGCCCGATCCTGAATATTTTTATTGAGAACTTTTAATCCATAGACCTCAGCAGCCAGTTCCCCGGCAATGGCAGCGGCGTTTTTATGTTTTTTGGCCAATTCAGCAGCCTGGGCCGTGCTTGAAGCAGGAACCTGCTCAACACCTGGCAGGTTGCTATTCAGCCAGTTNNNNNNNNNNNNNNNNNNNNNNNNNNNNNNNNNNNNNNNNNNNNNNNNNNNNNNNNNNNNNNNNNNNNNNNNNNNNNNNNNNNNNNNNNNNNNNNNNNNTAGACCTCAGCAGCCAGTTCCCCGGCAATGGCAGCGGCGTTTTTATGTTTTTTGGCCAATTCAGCAGCCTGGGCCGTGCTTGAAGCAGGAACCTGCTCAACACCTGGCAGGTTGCTATTCAGCCAGTTTCTACATTGCGCAAACGGTTGCGGGTGTGAATAAATTTTCTGGATCTTTTTCCGGTCCTTGGTATTGGACAAAAGAAAAAGCCCTATCGGGAGCTGTGTCTCACTGCAAATATAAAGGGGTGAATCGACCATGCAGTCCAGAG from Nitrospinota bacterium encodes the following:
- a CDS encoding (d)CMP kinase yields the protein MIIAIDGPAGSGKSTVAKLVAKRLNYRYIDTGAMYRAVAWTALQKGINLDDEDAMARIAETLEIEFVPAEEGQTVLVEGENVTALLKNETVGRGAATVAAQKFVREALVLRQRQIGQTGNVVMDGRDIGTVVFPKADKKFFFVADAEERGRRRYEELKSKIPDLKLNNIIEEIKQRDHEDRNREISPLVKADDALEVDTTRLSIEDVTNHVFKKINNLK
- a CDS encoding prephenate dehydrogenase/arogenate dehydrogenase family protein; translation: MTVIGVGLLGASLAKACKERDLVGEINGFGRNRENLEKARSLNIIDHCPADLAAAVNDADLIVICTPVSTIVPLIEKIIPHVQPGALITDVGSVKGSVVHDTDKIVPNGIFFVGSHPIAGGENSGLEASTADLYQGAKCIVTPTEQTGKTALKKTCELWQAVGMNVIELTTEEHDYVFGAVSHLPHVVAYALMNTLGDLKTPDNRDVTAFSGAGLKDITRIASSDPVMWRDICLSNREHTLELIDRFQAKLEQIRENIEKKDGDVLKKEFAAANQYRLKVV
- a CDS encoding ACT domain-containing protein yields the protein NWLNSNLPGVEQVPASSTAQAAELAKKHKNAAAIAGELAAEVYGLKVLNKNIQDRAENHTRFLVISKDKANKARKNKTSLIFSIADESGSLLKILQLFAKNKLNLSKIQSRPLRNRPWEYLFYVDFTGHVEDKTVQQVLKTLGKQTLFLRVLGSYPEQGKT
- a CDS encoding 30S ribosomal protein S1; the encoded protein is MENDDKAELEELTPTQTAAYEEMEEFFNDSLGRFKASQIIMGKVIAISNGLATIDVGFKSEGMVSLSEFPENGKNLQIDEEVEVFLEKVEDNDGNVVLSKEKANKIKIWDDLVQTYEADEIIQGVVVAKAKGGLTVDIGLKAFLPGSQIDLRPIRNLEKLLGEKFDMKIIKMNKKRGNIVLSRRILLEEQRKQVREGTLERMSEGNLIEGIVKNITEYGVFIDLGGIDGLLHITDMSWGRVNHPSEMFSIGDKVTVMVLKYDKEKERVSLGLKQTSADPWVDVDSKYPVNTQIKGKVVSITDYGVFVELEKGIEGLVHISEMSWSRHVKHPSKMVSIGDEVEAVVLTLDKDKKRISLGMKQIEPNPWEKIEDKYPIGSEVEGTVRNLTDFGAFVELEDGVDGLIHISDLSWKKIKHPSEVLKKKDKVTSAVLSIDKENCRISLGVKQLQPDPWDDIAANYPIGTEVSGKIIKVTGFGAFAEFGDGLEGLIHVSQLSSEKITEPEAAVKVDDEIKAKVIKVDTSSKKIALSIKAFLENLDISQIEKEQVDLEVFKEEE